TGCCAAGAAGGTTGATGCCTCTGAGAATGAATGGGAAGACAGTCGCAGGGATGTCCGTTCCGCCGGTCAGGCCGCTGACGGCAGCGGAACCGTTATACTCAAGCTTGCTGAGGATCGCTGTTAACGATTTGCCACCAACCGGATCAATGGCAGCCGCCCAAAGTTGCTTATCCAGGGGTTTAATTTTCTCACCGGCAAGCTCTTCACGGCTGATGATCTCAGCTGCGCCAATTTCACGAAGGTAGTTATGTTCCGATTCTTTCCCTGTGCTTGCTACAACATGATACCCGCGCTTGGCGAGCATCGCCACAGCCACGCTTCCGACTCCGCCAGTTGCTCCCGTCACCAGGACTTTGCCTTTCTCAGGTGACAATCCGTTTTCCTCCAATCGGTGTACGGACAATGCTGCAGTGAATCCGGCTGTTCCGTAAACCATCGCATCCCTTAAATTCAAGCCATCAGGCAAAGGCACGATCCATTTTGCTGGAATCCTCGCATACTCACTGAATCCTCCATAGTGGGAAACCCCTATTTCATAACTGGTGGCGATGACTTCATCGCCTTCCTTGAAGGAACTGTCATCTGAATGGACAACCGTACCGGCAAGGTCGATGCCAGGTACGAACGGATAGGACCTGACAATCTTACCGTTCGGGATGCTGGCAAGCCCATCTTTATAGTTGACACTTGAGTAGGCAACCTTGATGACCACATCACCGGCTGGTAAATCCTCCAGTCCGATTGTTTTTACTTCTGCTGAAAAATCATGATCTGTCTTGTTCACCATAAAAGCTTTGAAATTGTCCATAACTCGACCAACCTTTCTTGCTTGATAGTTTCAGTATAGGGCATAAGCATGCCGGACTTCTAATAACTCAACTTGCTCAAGAACATCATTTTACCAATCACTTAAAAAGGTGAATATGACTTTTGTTGTTGCCTATTACCAGCTTCCAAAATGTTAAGTCCATCACGAATTTATTACGATTTTGTGTCCACTTAATCTGGTGTGACGGACTTCACATATCTTTTAATCTGCCTCCCTTAAGATTTAGATAAGTAAGGTACACAGTGGAGGTTAGGGCTTCTAAACATTATTAAATCAATTTTTCACTATTCACAAAGTGTTTACAATTACACCCTATTATGACTGTTTTTCCATGATAAGATGAATTTTGAAATCGGGAACGATTTACAGGGAGGTAGCAAAGTTGTACAAATTCGAGAAATCTTTTTACTCAAAAACAAGCATGTATTCCTTTGTCGTTGTAATGATATTGTTTTTCTCAATGTGGTATTCAACATCGAAGTTTGTCCATATCGATATGGCACTTCTGGGATATGCAATCTCATCAGCAGTCTTCGCGATTGGCTTGACAATCAGGATGAGCTTCTGGATGTGGCGCAGAGCCACTAACAGGGTGGCAAAGCGAAGCGTTGAAAACCTTTTTAATAAAGAAAGACTAAAACGAAATTCAAAAGCGGTTGTTAAAACCTTGATCGATAATATCATTTTGCAAAAATTCATTTTCCAACGCGGAATCTACCGCGGAATTCAGCACTTCATGATTTCATGGGGCTGCATCATCTCATTCGCGATTACGTTCGGGCTTACATTCGGATGGATGCGTTTCGACCTGATTGACCCGGAAACATACCAGATCATCGTGTTCGACATGCCGACCATCACGATGGCAGCACACGGAATTTTTGCTGAAATCGTCTACAACGGTTTGAATATCGGCGCAATCATGGTGTTGATCGGAGCGGGGATGGCTCTCTACCGACGCATCACTGATTATGATGTAAAAGTAACACAGCGATTCGAATTCGATATCCTGCCATTGATCATTCTGCTGGCAGTTACCGTTACAGGCTTGATCCTGACAATTCAGTACACATTCCTTGATGGCTGGATGCATCATTATATGTCACTCATCCATCAGGTAACAGTCATCATCATGCTTATGTACTTCCCATTCGGAAAACTGTTCCACGTGCCAATCAGGCCGCTGGCTACAGCCGTACCAATGAGTTACCAAGAGGTGGTCAAAGTGGATACGAAATCATGTAAAAGCTGCGGACAGCCATATAGCAATGATGACCAGATTGCGGATGTCCAGGCGATTTTAAAAAGCCAGAACTTCGACCTGCAGCTTGCGGACGGATCTTATCTTTCAGATTATTGCACAGGCTGCCGCCGCAGGATGAGAGCATTGAAACAAATGAATCTTGAAGCACCGCAAGGCAACCCATACGGACCGGTAAGCACAAACAACGGAATTCATATATCAGGCTTCAGCAAAAAACGTTCGGAAGAATTTTACGGACTTGAACAGGATTCAAAGGAGGAAAAAGTAGATGAGCCAGTTTCTCGTTAAAGAAGGCGTAAAGAACCAGATCCGCAAAGGTGAAAAGCTAGTCACAACGCATTGCTGCTACTGCGGGATGCAGTGCGGCATGCACATCCGTGTCGATGAAAAGAATAACAAGGTTGTCGGTGTAGAACCGCGTTATGACTGGGTTTTAACAAGAGGGAAGATGTGCCCTAAAGGAGTCACGGCTTACCAGACAATTGACCATCCGGATCGCATCAAGACTCCTTTGATCAAAAAGAATGGCAAGTTCGTAGAAGCAACATGGGACGAAGCACTGGATTTAATTGAGAGCAAATATAAAGGGATTCAGGAAAACTACGGAAAAGATGCGGTTGGCGTCTACGGCGGCGTTTCGATGACAAATGAAAAATGTTACCTTGTCGGCAAGTACGCCCGCGTAGGACTTGGAACTCGCTATATCGACTATAACGGCCGTTACTGCATGAGCTCCGCTGCCGGCGGATTCAACAAGACGCTTGGAATGGACCGCGGCTCGACACTTCCTTGGACTGAGCTAGAGCATACGGATACTTTCTTCATGGCTGGCTCCAACACAGCGGAATGTCATCCGACCAGTATCCAATGGTTCTGGAAGGCAAAGGACAAAGGCGCGAAATTCATCGTCGCTGATCCGCGTGAAACAGCAACAGCACGTGTGGCTGACGTACACCTGGATTTGCTTCCAGGAACAGACGCTGCATTGGCGAACGGTATCATGCATCTTTTGATCAAGTATGATTACGTTGACAATGAATATGTACAGGAACGCTGCAACAATTTTGAAGAGTTAAAAGAAATGACGGCGAAATTCACGCCTGAATATACATCGAAGCTTACAGGTGTCGCAGCTGAGAAAATCATCAAGGCAGCGCACATTTTCGGAAAATCACCACGCTCAGTCGTCATGTTCGCACGCGGCGCGGAGCAGCAGACTTCTGGTGTTGACAACGTAAGCCTTTATACATCAATGGCATTGTTAAGAGGACAAATTGGTAAATTTGCATCTGGCGTAGCCACTTTTACTGGCCAGGGCAACGGACAGGGCGGACGCGAACACGGACAGAAAGCAGACGCGCTTCCTGGATATCGCAAAATCGCCAACCCTAAGGATGTAGAACACGTAGCTGGAGTTTGGGGCATCAAGCCAGAAGAAATGCCGAAAGAAGGCGTTTCAGCATATGAGATGTTCCACCTGATGCAGAACAAGACGATCCGTGCATTGCATGTTATCTGCTCGAATCCGGTTGTTTCATCACCGAACATCAACTATGTACAGGATTCACTTGAAAAGCTTGACTTCCTGGTTGTGAATGACTTCTTCATGTCAGAAACTGCTGAGCTTGCGGATGTTGTTCTTCCGGCAACGACTTGGGCTGAAGACGAGGGTACGACTACAAATATCGAAGGTCGTGTCATCCGCATCCGTAAAGTTGTCGAGCCGCTTGGCGAATCCAAGCCAGACTGGGAAATCATGAAGCTGATCGCTGACCGCCTTGGAAAAGGAAAGTTCTTCGATTACAACGAACCAAGAGAGATTTTTGATGAGCTTCGCCACGCTTCTAAAGGCGGAAAGGCTGACTACTTCGGAGTGACTTACGAAAAAATCGATGAGCAGGACGGCGTATTCTGGCCAGCACCGGCAGAAGACTCCAAGGGAACTCCATC
This window of the Mesobacillus jeotgali genome carries:
- a CDS encoding MFS transporter; the protein is MYKFEKSFYSKTSMYSFVVVMILFFSMWYSTSKFVHIDMALLGYAISSAVFAIGLTIRMSFWMWRRATNRVAKRSVENLFNKERLKRNSKAVVKTLIDNIILQKFIFQRGIYRGIQHFMISWGCIISFAITFGLTFGWMRFDLIDPETYQIIVFDMPTITMAAHGIFAEIVYNGLNIGAIMVLIGAGMALYRRITDYDVKVTQRFEFDILPLIILLAVTVTGLILTIQYTFLDGWMHHYMSLIHQVTVIIMLMYFPFGKLFHVPIRPLATAVPMSYQEVVKVDTKSCKSCGQPYSNDDQIADVQAILKSQNFDLQLADGSYLSDYCTGCRRRMRALKQMNLEAPQGNPYGPVSTNNGIHISGFSKKRSEEFYGLEQDSKEEKVDEPVSR
- a CDS encoding NADPH:quinone oxidoreductase family protein; this encodes MDNFKAFMVNKTDHDFSAEVKTIGLEDLPAGDVVIKVAYSSVNYKDGLASIPNGKIVRSYPFVPGIDLAGTVVHSDDSSFKEGDEVIATSYEIGVSHYGGFSEYARIPAKWIVPLPDGLNLRDAMVYGTAGFTAALSVHRLEENGLSPEKGKVLVTGATGGVGSVAVAMLAKRGYHVVASTGKESEHNYLREIGAAEIISREELAGEKIKPLDKQLWAAAIDPVGGKSLTAILSKLEYNGSAAVSGLTGGTDIPATVFPFILRGINLLGIDSVYCPMETRKLLWQRIVSDLKPDGLLETIQNEITLDELPGTLASILKGENRGRTIVKM
- the fdhF gene encoding formate dehydrogenase subunit alpha, whose product is MSQFLVKEGVKNQIRKGEKLVTTHCCYCGMQCGMHIRVDEKNNKVVGVEPRYDWVLTRGKMCPKGVTAYQTIDHPDRIKTPLIKKNGKFVEATWDEALDLIESKYKGIQENYGKDAVGVYGGVSMTNEKCYLVGKYARVGLGTRYIDYNGRYCMSSAAGGFNKTLGMDRGSTLPWTELEHTDTFFMAGSNTAECHPTSIQWFWKAKDKGAKFIVADPRETATARVADVHLDLLPGTDAALANGIMHLLIKYDYVDNEYVQERCNNFEELKEMTAKFTPEYTSKLTGVAAEKIIKAAHIFGKSPRSVVMFARGAEQQTSGVDNVSLYTSMALLRGQIGKFASGVATFTGQGNGQGGREHGQKADALPGYRKIANPKDVEHVAGVWGIKPEEMPKEGVSAYEMFHLMQNKTIRALHVICSNPVVSSPNINYVQDSLEKLDFLVVNDFFMSETAELADVVLPATTWAEDEGTTTNIEGRVIRIRKVVEPLGESKPDWEIMKLIADRLGKGKFFDYNEPREIFDELRHASKGGKADYFGVTYEKIDEQDGVFWPAPAEDSKGTPSIFQERFATEDGRANLAVCDFRGPAEVQSKEYPLWLTTGRVVFHYLSGNQTRRVDFLMEQCPEPFVEMHPELASQYQVENGERVKLTTPRGDMIAPVKITKAIRKDTMFVPYHWGKKLAVNQLTSPALDPFSRMPEFKVCAVKLEKLTK